Within Actinomycetota bacterium, the genomic segment CCATCTGCATCGTCACGAACGAAGGCAACGGTCGCCTCACCACCACGGCGCCCAGAATCCACGTTGCGATGTTGGGTGCGGAACGCCTCGTCCCATCGATCGGGGACATGTCCGTCATCCTGGAGGTACTCGCCCGCAGCGCGACAGGCCAGAAGCTGAGCGTCTACACGAACGTCCTCACCGGCCCTCGCCGCCCCGGTGAACCGGACGGCCCGGACGAACTCCATGTCGTGATCGTCGACAACGGGCGCTCGAAGGTCCTGGCGGGTCCAAGCTCCGAGATCCTGGCCTGCATCCGCTGCGGAGCGTGCCTCAACGTCTGTCCCGTGTACCGGACCGTCGGCGGGCACGCCTACGGCAGCACCTATCCGGGACCCGTCGGATCGGTGCTCACCCCGGCACTGTTCGACCTCGACGAATGGTCGGATCTGCCGTACGCGTCCACGCTCTGCGGAGCATGCCTGGAAGTATGTCCCGTTCGTATCGACATTCCCCGACTCCTGCTCGATCAGCGCAACCTGTCCGTGCAGACGCGAACCGGACCCATGTGGATGCGACGCCCGCTGCGTGCCTACGCAGGTGCAGCGACGCACCCGGGCCGCTTTCGCGCGCTGCTGCGTGCCGGTGCCGTCATCGGTCGTCTGTTCCGCACCGGATGGATCCGCCGGCTTCCCTGGCGAGGAGCCGCATGGACCCGGGGCAGGGATCTGCAGGCACCAGTCAAGTCGTTTCATCGACGCTGGAAGGAGCGCAACCGTGGATCGTGACGCGTTCTTGGCTCGGATCCGGTCGGCGTCGGCGTCCCTGTCGGCCTCTTCCGACCCGGGGATTCTCGTCCCCGAGCAGCCCCCCGGTGATCTCGTAACCCGCTTCTGCCGTGAGCTCGAAGCCGTCGACGGGGTGCCCCACCGTGCTGTGGATACGGATGATGCCCTCCGCATCGTCCTCGAGCTGATGGAAGGACACCGTTGGTTCATGGCCCGTGGGCCACTGCCGGTGCCCGGCCTTGCCGGCCGCCTGATTCATGACGGCTATCGGATCATGAACAGCGATGTGCCACCTGACCCGGCGGCGCGTATCGAGCACCAGCTCGCCTACAAGACACTCGAGGTCGGGATCACCGCGGCGGACGCCGCTCTGGCCGAGTCGGGGTCGATCGTCGTCACGTCGGGACGCGAATCACCGCGGATGGCGTCCCTGATCCCGGAGACCCACATCGCTCTGGTCCGCACCGATCAGATCTATCCGTCGCTCAGTCACTTCCTCGCCGAACGCTCCGAGGTGGCGACCCGGTCGAGCAACATGGTCGTGATCACCGGGCCGAGCCGCACCGGCGACATCGAGCAGACCCTGACGCTGGGTGTGCACGGTCCGCGCCAGGTCCACGTCGTCCTCATCCCGTTCTCGTGACGGTTGAGCCGGTTAGTTCCCGCGAAGCGTCACGAGAACGGAGGCAGTCCAGTCTTTCACCAATCGATCCAGCGTCGTGAGTGGCATCATGCCCGAGTCCAGAACGGTGTCGTGGAATCCCTTGACGTCAAAGCTCTCACCAAGGGCCGCCTCTGCCTCGCTCCGCATCCGCTGGATCTCCAGACGTCCGATCATGTAGGCGAGCGCCTGACCCGGCAAGCCGATGTAGCGATCGACCTCGTTCTCGATCGTGCCGATCGACATCGGGGAGTTCTCGGCGAAGAAGTCGATCGCCTGCCGGCGGCTCCACCCTTTCGCGTGCAGGCCGGTGTCGACGACCAGCCGACCGGCGCGCATCGAGTCGGCCGAGAGCATGCCGATGCGCTCGAGGGGCCCCGAGTACAAGCCCATCTCGTCGGCAAGACGTTCGGTGTACAGGCCCCAGCCTTCGGCGTAGGCCGTGACGCCTGCGTGCTTTCGAAAGTCGGGGATTCCTTCGAGTTCCTGAGCGATCGCCAACTGAAGATGGTGGCCCGGGATCCCCTCGTGATACGCCATCGCCTCGATCTCATAACGGCCCCAGTGTGTCGGATCGGACGTGTTGACGAAGAACATGCCGGGTCGAGATCCGTCGGTGGCCGGCGGGAAATAGAACGCGGTCGGCCCGCTCGGTGTTTCGGCAACGATGCAGTCGGCCTTCGGAAGACGTCCGAACCAGTCCCCGATCGCGGCATTGGCCTTTGCGAGCGCACGCTCCGAAGCGGCGACGACTTCCGGGCCTGCCACAAAGTGCAGATCCGGATCCTCGCGTAGACGTGTGAAGATCTCGCTGAGATCGTCGGTGCCGAGAGCCTCCTTACCGAGCTTTCGATACTCGCCGGCCAACCGCTCGACCTGGTCGAGACCGATGTCATGGATCTCATCGGCCTTCAACCGCAGCGTCGTGTGCTGATGAATCGCCTTCGCGTAGAGTTCGTCGCCGCCAGGTACCCAGGACACGCCGCTTCGCTCCTGCGGCCTGGCGAACGGCAAGACCTCGTTCGCGATCGTGTCTCGATACCGTTGCAGCGATGGCCGGATCGCGTCACGAACGACGGTGGCGAGACGCTCCTTCCACGCTTCGGTTGCCGACGTGTCGAAGGATTCCGGGACCCGTACATGCAGAAATGGATTCTCTTCCATCGGCAACGCGAGCAGCGCGTCGAGCTGCCCGACCGTCTTCTCGCTCGTCAGCGCAGGCGGTGTCCTGCCATCGACAAGCCCTTCGCGCAGGCGCTCGCCCATCTCATCGAACACTCGAGCGAATCCTCGGTACTTCTCGACCAACGCCTCGGCATGCTCGGACTCCTCGATGGGCAACTGGGGGATCAGCACGGGGATCATCGCCTGCAAACCCATGGCGTGGTTGACCGCGAACTCTGCCGCCCTCGTCTCGAGGGCATCGGCCCCGGTGGAGGCTTCGAAGATCAGCACATCCCTGGTGATTCGTTCGTCCTTGTCGAGACCTGCCTGATCGATCGCCTCGGCCCGTCCTGCGAAGTCCCGAAGCCGGGCGATCTGGGCGTCCTCGGCCTCTCTCGACACTTCCTCGACCTTCTCGTCGAACCGGTGATCTCCGAGCATCATGGCGTGCGTCGGGTTGGTCTCCATCGTGTAGTCCCAGTACTCGTCGCCGAGCCTGCGCAGTTCCTCGTTCACCGTCCAGCCTTTCGTCGCAGCAGATCACTCATCTTGACCCACCGTGGGTACAACGTCGAATCTGGAGAAACGCCTGGCACCGCTCCCCCGTGCCGTGATACAATATGACTGACTGGTCACCCACATTGGAGCGTCATGGGTCGAATCACCGCCGAGGCGAAGCTCGAGGTCCGCAACCGACTCCTCGCCACGGCTGCAGAGCACTTTGCCCGCGACGGCCTCGAGCGAACGAGTATCGACGCCATCGCGTCCGGAGCGGGCGTCGCCAAGGGAACCGTCTACAACTACTTCCGATCCAAGGACGAGCTTTTTGCCGAGGTCATCGCGGAGGGTGCACGACGCGCGGTACAGCGATACGAAGCCAATCCGGCGGCGGGATCGACCAGGGACCGGCTCCGGGGACTGGCCGAAGCAGACGTGCAGGTCGTGCGGGAACAGGAGCCTTTCCAGCAGGTCGTGATCAGGGAAGCCCTGGCGTTTCGACCTGAAACCTATCCCCTCGTCATCAGGCATCTCGCCCCGTTTGTCGGCGCCGTGGCACATGTCCTCGACGAAGGTGTGTCCGCAGACGAGGTGCGCGCAGATCGGCCCACTGCCGAACTCGCCCTGGCTTTTGTCGGCATCCTCGGCATCCTGTATGTACAACACTGGGGCTCCGGCGGCACGTGGCCGAAACTCGACGAGATCCCCGACCTCGCGGTCCTGCTGTTCTTCGAGGGTGTCGGACGACGGCCAGGGAAGCAACGATGAGCACGTACGCGTTCATGCGCTGGCTCGAGTCGACACCGTCTCGCTACGACCGTGGCATGCACCTCTTGAGCAGGGGACGTATGTCCCGCGTCTACGACCGTGTTGCCGAACTGGCGGCAGGACCGGGGCTGCGCGTCCTCGATGTCGGCTGCGGAACCGGAGGGGTCACCCTGGCGTGCGCTGCACGAGGAGCAGAGGCCGTCGGCCTCGACCGGGATGCCGGCATGCTCGAGGTCGCCGCAGCGAAACCGGCGCCTGCCGACGGAAGCGTCGAATGGGTGGAGTTGGGGGCGGCCG encodes:
- a CDS encoding DUF885 domain-containing protein gives rise to the protein MNEELRRLGDEYWDYTMETNPTHAMMLGDHRFDEKVEEVSREAEDAQIARLRDFAGRAEAIDQAGLDKDERITRDVLIFEASTGADALETRAAEFAVNHAMGLQAMIPVLIPQLPIEESEHAEALVEKYRGFARVFDEMGERLREGLVDGRTPPALTSEKTVGQLDALLALPMEENPFLHVRVPESFDTSATEAWKERLATVVRDAIRPSLQRYRDTIANEVLPFARPQERSGVSWVPGGDELYAKAIHQHTTLRLKADEIHDIGLDQVERLAGEYRKLGKEALGTDDLSEIFTRLREDPDLHFVAGPEVVAASERALAKANAAIGDWFGRLPKADCIVAETPSGPTAFYFPPATDGSRPGMFFVNTSDPTHWGRYEIEAMAYHEGIPGHHLQLAIAQELEGIPDFRKHAGVTAYAEGWGLYTERLADEMGLYSGPLERIGMLSADSMRAGRLVVDTGLHAKGWSRRQAIDFFAENSPMSIGTIENEVDRYIGLPGQALAYMIGRLEIQRMRSEAEAALGESFDVKGFHDTVLDSGMMPLTTLDRLVKDWTASVLVTLRGN
- a CDS encoding TetR/AcrR family transcriptional regulator: MGRITAEAKLEVRNRLLATAAEHFARDGLERTSIDAIASGAGVAKGTVYNYFRSKDELFAEVIAEGARRAVQRYEANPAAGSTRDRLRGLAEADVQVVREQEPFQQVVIREALAFRPETYPLVIRHLAPFVGAVAHVLDEGVSADEVRADRPTAELALAFVGILGILYVQHWGSGGTWPKLDEIPDLAVLLFFEGVGRRPGKQR
- a CDS encoding iron-sulfur cluster-binding protein, whose protein sequence is MTSFLERARSDIGTPPIAALQIGARRFSDHRAHAVEAFPPMDDMRDRARAIRLHTLANLDRYLAQFADALEGVGGHVFFAADAHEANEYVVQLAHARNVERIVKSKSMLTEELHLNDALEAEGMEVVETDLGELIVQLANDRPSHIIAPVLHKTRFEIGTLFEEKLGVPYTDDPIQLNTIARRHLRPLFLTADMGISGVNIAVAQTGSICIVTNEGNGRLTTTAPRIHVAMLGAERLVPSIGDMSVILEVLARSATGQKLSVYTNVLTGPRRPGEPDGPDELHVVIVDNGRSKVLAGPSSEILACIRCGACLNVCPVYRTVGGHAYGSTYPGPVGSVLTPALFDLDEWSDLPYASTLCGACLEVCPVRIDIPRLLLDQRNLSVQTRTGPMWMRRPLRAYAGAATHPGRFRALLRAGAVIGRLFRTGWIRRLPWRGAAWTRGRDLQAPVKSFHRRWKERNRGS